In the Engystomops pustulosus chromosome 2, aEngPut4.maternal, whole genome shotgun sequence genome, one interval contains:
- the LOC140117074 gene encoding olfactory receptor class A-like protein 1 yields the protein MDPRVLFKAAGFLFFMVVGIPGNVFILVQFICLKVIEKKLLPAHFMLVVLALANLIVIFSRVLPQSLEAVGLSNLLNNTECMLIIYSYRVSRAMCIAVTSLLSCHQCIIIAPNSGVWSFLKQKVSQNMSIIVFTTWLIILIMYPYSMSIARAKGNFTTSPFVLHVVFCNIDFLNYFSYILNGAFMASRDFIFVALMTLASSYIVYLLLNHERTIRGIRSSDRKKRNSMEYKASRAVILLVALYVVLFGLDNSMWIYTLTMSNVSPDLNDARIMLACSYSALSPLIIIATNKKLQQRAKFRNKNRAILWTMQNSSMSDVPP from the coding sequence ATGGATCCTCGTGTCCTCTTTAAAGCGGCTGGCTTTCTCTTCTTCATGGTTGTTGGCATCCCTGGAAATGTCTTCATCTTGGTTCAATTTATCTGTCTGAAAGTCATAGAAAAGAAGCTTCTCCCCGCTCATTTCATGTTGGTGGTTTTGGCTCTTGCAAATCTTATTGTCATTTTTTCACGAGTTTTACCTCAGTCTTTGGAGGCAGTAGGGCTGAGTAATTTACTTAACAACACAGAATGCATGTTGATCATATACAGTTACAGAGTGAGTAGAGCCATGTGTATCGCTGTCACCAGTTTGCTAAGCTGTCACCAATGCATTATTATTGCACCAAACTCTGGAGTGTGGTCTTTTCTGAAACAAAAAGTTTCGCAAAACATGTCTATCATAGTTTTTACCACTTGGCTTATCATTCTTATCATGTACCCTTACAGCATGTCTATAGCACGTGCCAAAGGAAATTTTACAACCTCTCCATTCGTTCTGCATGTGGTTTTTTGCAACATAGATTTCTTAAATTATTTTTCATATATTCTCAACGGAGCTTTTATGGCCTCAAGAGATTTCATTTTTGTGGCACTGATGACACTGGCGAGTAGTTACATAGTATACTTATTGTTAAATCATGAGAGGACTATAAGAGGGATTAGAAGCTCAGACAGAAAGAAAAGAAATTCTATGGAATACAAAGCCTCAAGAGCAGTAATTCTACTAGTTGCATTGTATGTGGTCCTTTTTGGCCTGGATAACTCTATGTGGATTTATACACTTACTATGTCTAATGTAAGTCCTGACTTGAATGATGCAAGGATAATGCTTGCTTGTTCTTATTCTGCTCTCAGTCCCTTGATCATTATTGCTACCAACAAAAAACTGCAGCAAAGAGCAAAATTTAGAAACAAAAATAGAGCAATCTTATGGACAATGCAAAATAGCTCAATGAGTGATGTTCcaccttaa